Part of the Pseudomonas sp. Leaf58 genome is shown below.
CCTGGAGGGGTAGGCCTGCTTTTTCAGCGATGGAGCCTTCGCGGGCATGCCCGCTCCCACAGGTGTAATGCAGTGCTTGAGCGCACTCAGGACCTGTGGGAGCGGGCAAGCCCGCGAAGAAGGCGCCGCGGTATCAGATCAGGGTACCGGTGCCAGTCGGTGCCGACGTCGTGCTGCTGGCCGGGGCAGCGGCAGGTGCCGGTGCTGCGGTAGCGGCTGGAGCAGCGCTGGCCGCTGGAGCTGCCGGCTTTGCCTCTGCCGCCTTGGCCGGTGCTTTCTTAACCGCAGGTTTTTTCGCTGCCGCTGGTTTGGCGGCGGCCGGTTTCGCAACAGGCTTGGCTGCCGCAACCTTTGCAGCAGGTTTTGCCGCTGCAGTTTTCGCCGCAGGCTTGGCCGCTGCCTTGCTCGTCGCCGGCTTGGCAGCAGCGCGCGCCGAAATCGGCGTAACCGAAGCACCGGTCAGTTTCTCGATCTGCTTGGTCAGGCTGTCCACTTGCTGGTGCAGGGCCTTGATCTCGTTGCGGCTCGGCACGCCAAGGCGCGAGATGGCGCTATTCAGGCGTTTATCAAAAGCCTCTTCGAGCTCGCTCCACTTGCCCAGCGCACGGTCTTTCACGCCCGACACCCGCGAAGTGGTCGACGACTTGGCGGTTTCCGCCACGTCTTCAGCGGTCTTCTTCGCTTGCTTCTCGGCCTTCTCGCCATCCTTCACCAGCGAGTCGAACAGCTTCGGGCCGTCCTGGTCGATTTTCGAATAGATACCCAGCCCTGCCAGCCAGATCTTGCGGGAGTACTTCTCGATCCCGCCGACCCAGGAGCTGCCTTCTTTTTCGGAATTCTTCTTGCCAGCCATCCTGCTCTCCTTATGGTTTGTGCGCGACGCGCTCAAGCAGCTCGTGCAGCTGTTCAAGCTTGATCGACAGCGCCTCAACGTCATGTTTAGACGGAATGCCCAGGCGATTCAAGGCACGACCTACCCGCGCGTCGAAAGCTTTTTCGATCTTGTCGAGTTGAATTTCGACCTTGCCGCGTACGCGGCTAACGTCCTCAGCGGCTTCTTCGAGCTGATTGTTGGCAGCGTCGAGCTCAAGGTCGATACGCTTCTTGCCACGCTTCTCTACCCCTTCGCCAGCCTTGACCAGCTCATTGAAGTAGTCGGAGCCTTCCTGGCCCACGCGGGCGTATGCGCCAATGCCAGCCAGCCAAATCTTGCGCGCGTAGCCGCGCACCTCGCCCAGCGTGCCCGAGGCGTCATCCTGTTTCTTCACAGTCACTTTGGCCATGCTCTGTACCTCATGCTCATGAGTGGAGGAGGAACCGCCCATGAAGGTTGGGCTTGTGCATAAGGTAGGGAGAAAAATTAGAAACCTCACCCTAAGGTCTTTGCTGCGGTATCCATATACACCCGACACGTGCG
Proteins encoded:
- a CDS encoding phasin family protein — protein: MAGKKNSEKEGSSWVGGIEKYSRKIWLAGLGIYSKIDQDGPKLFDSLVKDGEKAEKQAKKTAEDVAETAKSSTTSRVSGVKDRALGKWSELEEAFDKRLNSAISRLGVPSRNEIKALHQQVDSLTKQIEKLTGASVTPISARAAAKPATSKAAAKPAAKTAAAKPAAKVAAAKPVAKPAAAKPAAAKKPAVKKAPAKAAEAKPAAPAASAAPAATAAPAPAAAPASSTTSAPTGTGTLI
- a CDS encoding phasin family protein, with protein sequence MAKVTVKKQDDASGTLGEVRGYARKIWLAGIGAYARVGQEGSDYFNELVKAGEGVEKRGKKRIDLELDAANNQLEEAAEDVSRVRGKVEIQLDKIEKAFDARVGRALNRLGIPSKHDVEALSIKLEQLHELLERVAHKP